The following coding sequences lie in one Caproicibacterium argilliputei genomic window:
- a CDS encoding ABC transporter ATP-binding protein, with the protein MARNRYDVDEELETPFNMENLKNVFVYVGRYKWKMIFSLLLSAVGSVIGLTGPMLVQRAMDVAIPHKNMQLLIQLSCLLLGTILINIGFNAIRTILIAQVGQNIVHDIRKDLFDHLQVLPFSYYDNRPHGKILVRVVHYVNSVSNALSNGILNFIIEIINIIFIIVFMFQVNATLATITVAGLPVVAVFILLIKPRQRKAWQRVNDKNTNVNAFVQESIEGARVIESFDREQENDQILNRLLDARKKSWMGAIYISNTVWFTTQTVSQIVFSLVYIAGAYWFNPMVSFGVLLAMGTYASRFWQPIINLANIYNDFVNAVAYLERIFETMNEPAVIEDKPDAQELPPIQGRVEFRDVSFGYEPGQTILKHVSFTAEPGESIAIVGPTGAGKTTIVNLISRFYNIEDGAVCIDGHSVMDVTIHSLRSQMGIMLQDSFVFSGTIADNIRYGRLDATDEEVERAAKLLHADTFIRSLPQGYQTVVKERGGGLSQGQKQLLAFARTLLSDPRILVLDEATSSIDTSTEQLVQEGINLLLKGRTSFIIAHRLSTIRDCTRIMYVADGQILESGTHEELMEKKGLYYRLYMSQYQRTAVTQPAQI; encoded by the coding sequence TTGGCGCGTAACCGCTACGATGTAGATGAAGAACTGGAAACTCCATTTAATATGGAGAACCTCAAAAATGTTTTTGTGTATGTTGGGCGCTACAAGTGGAAGATGATTTTTTCGCTGCTGCTCAGTGCTGTGGGCAGTGTGATTGGCCTGACCGGCCCCATGCTGGTGCAGCGCGCTATGGATGTTGCCATTCCGCATAAAAATATGCAGCTGTTAATCCAGCTTTCCTGCCTGCTGCTGGGAACCATTCTCATCAACATCGGCTTTAACGCCATCCGCACCATTTTAATTGCACAGGTTGGGCAGAACATTGTTCATGACATTCGCAAGGATTTGTTTGACCACCTGCAGGTTCTGCCGTTTTCCTACTATGATAACCGCCCGCACGGAAAAATCCTTGTGCGTGTGGTGCATTATGTGAATTCTGTTTCCAATGCGCTTTCCAACGGAATTTTGAACTTCATCATTGAAATTATCAATATTATCTTCATCATCGTTTTTATGTTTCAGGTCAACGCAACCTTGGCAACCATTACCGTGGCAGGGCTGCCGGTGGTTGCGGTGTTTATCCTGCTGATTAAGCCCCGCCAGCGCAAGGCGTGGCAGAGGGTGAATGATAAAAATACCAATGTCAATGCGTTTGTGCAGGAGTCCATTGAGGGTGCGCGCGTGATTGAGTCCTTTGACCGGGAGCAGGAGAATGACCAGATTTTAAACCGCCTGCTGGATGCCCGAAAAAAAAGCTGGATGGGCGCGATTTATATTTCCAATACCGTGTGGTTCACCACACAAACGGTTTCGCAGATTGTGTTTTCGCTGGTGTATATTGCCGGTGCGTACTGGTTTAATCCGATGGTGTCTTTCGGCGTGCTGCTGGCTATGGGGACTTACGCCAGCCGCTTCTGGCAGCCGATTATCAACCTCGCTAATATCTACAATGACTTTGTCAATGCGGTTGCCTATCTGGAACGCATCTTTGAAACGATGAATGAGCCGGCTGTCATTGAAGATAAACCGGACGCACAGGAGCTTCCGCCGATTCAAGGCAGGGTGGAATTTCGCGATGTCAGTTTCGGCTATGAGCCGGGGCAGACCATTCTCAAGCACGTTTCCTTTACTGCCGAGCCGGGCGAGAGCATTGCGATTGTCGGCCCGACCGGCGCAGGGAAAACCACCATTGTCAATTTGATTTCGCGTTTTTATAACATCGAGGACGGTGCGGTCTGCATTGACGGACACAGTGTTATGGATGTTACGATTCATTCGCTGCGCAGCCAGATGGGCATTATGCTGCAGGACAGCTTCGTGTTTTCCGGCACGATTGCGGACAATATTCGTTACGGCAGACTGGACGCGACCGATGAGGAAGTTGAGCGCGCCGCCAAGCTGCTGCACGCGGATACATTTATTCGCAGTCTGCCGCAGGGGTACCAGACAGTGGTCAAGGAGCGCGGCGGCGGACTTTCGCAGGGGCAGAAGCAGCTGCTGGCATTTGCGCGCACGCTGCTTTCTGACCCGCGGATTCTGGTGCTGGATGAGGCGACTTCTTCTATTGATACTTCAACGGAGCAGCTTGTGCAGGAGGGCATCAACCTGCTGCTGAAGGGCAGGACCAGCTTTATTATTGCGCACCGGCTTTCCACAA
- a CDS encoding ABC transporter ATP-binding protein, producing MLELKWLWKYMGPKRRYLIIGLCLSAVTSAMLIINPMLSQKLIDEVITPQNTAKLLPLLGLMLAAEVIRLSLRYLMIVLLEKNSQQMLDDVRTRLYDVIQNEDYRFFGRMRTGDLMTRMTNDLDMIRHSTAWISYSVVDSVVIFAVTIIYFFTVNVPLTLCLAAITPFILLITMAFSKIVHPMYVNLRAKLSSLNTVAQENIEGNRVVKAFAREAFEKQKFEERNEEFRKENLKVSYVGVKIQPFIDLLSQSLSVTTLLVGGYFMIQGTLSAGEMLAFSSLTWALANPLRNLGMLINDIQRFFASCDMVMEVFYAVPSIVDHSDAEAPKQRAKGDVEFRGVTFRVDGKDAVTDVSFHIKPGETLGIMGTTGSGKTSLVNLMTRAYEPTQGTVLLDGKDVQKYPLSFLRKNMAVAMQDVFLFSDTVEGNIAYGQADLSEEGVVACARAADADGFIRRLSEGYDTLIGERGVGLSGGQKQRISLARALAMRPSVLVLDDTTSAVDMETEQYIQGQLHSLDFLCTKVVIAQRVSSVQDADEILILDNGRIIEHGTHEELLKNRGFYYKIWALQNSVKEGEPIGA from the coding sequence ATGCTGGAGCTGAAATGGCTTTGGAAGTACATGGGCCCCAAGCGGCGCTACCTGATTATCGGTTTGTGCCTATCTGCGGTGACCTCGGCAATGCTGATTATCAATCCCATGCTTTCGCAAAAGCTCATTGATGAAGTCATTACCCCGCAAAACACCGCAAAATTGCTGCCGCTGCTGGGGCTGATGCTTGCGGCGGAGGTGATTCGGCTGTCCCTTCGCTACCTGATGATTGTCCTGTTGGAAAAGAACAGTCAGCAGATGCTGGACGATGTGCGTACGCGGCTTTATGATGTGATTCAGAACGAAGATTATCGTTTCTTCGGGCGGATGCGTACAGGCGACCTGATGACCCGCATGACAAACGACCTGGACATGATCCGCCACTCCACGGCGTGGATTTCTTACAGCGTGGTGGATTCTGTCGTCATTTTTGCCGTCACGATTATTTACTTTTTTACCGTCAATGTTCCGCTCACGCTGTGCCTGGCGGCAATCACGCCGTTCATTCTGCTGATTACCATGGCTTTTTCCAAAATCGTTCACCCAATGTATGTGAATCTGCGCGCAAAGCTTTCAAGCTTAAACACGGTTGCGCAGGAAAACATTGAGGGAAACCGCGTGGTCAAAGCTTTCGCGCGGGAAGCGTTTGAAAAGCAGAAGTTTGAAGAGCGGAACGAAGAGTTTCGCAAGGAAAACCTGAAGGTCAGCTATGTCGGTGTAAAAATTCAGCCGTTTATTGACCTGCTTTCGCAGTCACTGTCAGTGACAACGCTGCTGGTCGGCGGGTATTTTATGATTCAGGGGACGCTTTCCGCGGGCGAAATGCTGGCATTTTCGTCCCTGACCTGGGCGCTTGCCAACCCGCTGCGAAATCTCGGTATGCTGATTAACGATATTCAACGTTTCTTTGCCTCCTGCGATATGGTTATGGAGGTGTTTTACGCGGTGCCAAGCATTGTGGACCACAGCGATGCGGAGGCGCCAAAGCAGCGCGCCAAGGGCGACGTTGAATTTCGCGGCGTCACGTTCCGCGTGGATGGGAAAGACGCTGTGACAGACGTCAGCTTTCATATAAAGCCGGGGGAAACGCTCGGCATTATGGGAACCACAGGCAGCGGAAAAACCAGCCTTGTCAACCTGATGACGCGCGCTTACGAACCAACACAGGGCACGGTGCTGCTGGATGGAAAGGATGTACAGAAGTATCCGCTTTCCTTTCTGCGCAAAAACATGGCGGTGGCTATGCAGGATGTGTTCCTGTTTTCCGACACCGTGGAGGGGAACATTGCATACGGGCAGGCTGACCTTTCGGAAGAAGGCGTGGTGGCGTGTGCCCGTGCGGCAGATGCAGACGGCTTCATCCGCCGGCTTTCCGAGGGGTATGACACGCTGATCGGTGAGCGCGGTGTCGGTCTTTCCGGCGGGCAGAAGCAGCGCATTTCTCTGGCGCGTGCGTTGGCCATGCGGCCCTCCGTGTTGGTTTTGGATGACACGACTTCCGCAGTGGATATGGAAACGGAGCAGTACATACAAGGGCAGCTGCACAGTCTTGACTTCCTGTGCACCAAAGTGGTGATTGCCCAGCGCGTTTCTTCTGTACAAGATGCGGATGAAATTCTGATTCTGGATAACGGCAGGATTATCGAGCACGGCACACACGAGGAACTGCTGAAAAACCGCGGATTTTACTATAAAATCTGGGCGCTTCAGAACAGTGTGAAAGAGGGTGAGCCTATTGGCGCGTAA